One Echeneis naucrates chromosome 1, fEcheNa1.1, whole genome shotgun sequence DNA segment encodes these proteins:
- the LOC115045393 gene encoding ADP-ribosylation factor-binding protein GGA1-like has product MAAAPPEEVSLQSRINKATSPLNKENDWESIDGFCDQLKDEPEGPQLATRLLAHKIQSPQEWEALQALTVLETCMKNCGKRFHNEVGKFRFLNELIKVVSPKYLGARAPEPVKKKVLEMMYSWTVRLPDETKILDAYQMLKKQGIVKQDPVLPDDSPLPPPPPRATSAIFEDEEKSKMLSRLLNSTHAEDLRAANKLIKEMVQEDQKRVEKVSKRVNAIQEVRESVSLLSQLLDGYSKESCSQSNQELIKDLYQRCEKMRPTLFRLASDTEDSDEALADILQANDSLTQVINLYRQLVKGEEVTKEGITTPSQPGSSSSALVDLMELNTSPNTTAASTEPSGLQSVGISLLDDELMSLGLNATENCDSHNTFQSSNKTDPSAPPVPAAVLRPAVVQSQQAPPAGGSTAPPKAMEELDLLGKTLLQQSLPPESLQVKWDKIQVQSRVTLRDLQTQSSTNSRPAPPASSMPSGLAPAPGPLSSQAAQAEQPDTLLLSNLSLTAAERGSSPSAELYDNISLTDVSVPLESIKPSSLLPVTVFDKHSLRVLFTFARDCPPSRLDVLVVIISMLSSAPIPVTNIRFQAAVPKVMKVKLQPPSSTELPAFNPILPPAAITQVLLLANPHKEKVRLRYKITFNLGDKSHDESGDVDQFPPPNTWGNL; this is encoded by the exons ATGGCGGCGGCGCCTCCTGAAGAGGTTAGCCTGCAGTCCCGGATCA ATAAAGCCACCAGTCCCCTGAATAAGGAGAATGACTGGGAGAGTATCGACGGGTTCTGTGATCAACTCAAAGATGAACCAGAAGG TCCCCAGCTTGCAACCAGACTTCTGGCCCACAAAATCCAGTCTCCTCAGGAGTGGGAGGCTTTGCAAGCACTGACG GTTCTTGAGACGTGCATGAAGAACTGCGGAAAGAGATTTCACAATGAAGTGGGAAAGTTTCGCTTTCTCAATGAGCTCATAAAAGTGGTCTCACCCAAG TATTTAGGTGCCCGAGCTCCAGAGCCTGTGAAGAAGAAGGTGTTGGAAATGATGTACAGCTGGACAGTGCGGCTGCCTGATGAGACAAAGATATTAGATGCATATCAGATGCTGAAAAAACAAG GCATTGTTAAACAGGATCCTGTGCTTCCTGATGACAgtcccctcccaccccctcctcccagAGCCACAAGTGCCATCTTTGAAGATGAGGAGAAATCCAAG ATGCTGTCGCGCTTATTAAACAGCACTCATGCAGAGGATCTGAGAGCAGCAAACAAGCTCATCAAGGAAATGGTCCAGGAA GACCAAAAGCGAGTGGAGAAGGTATCGAAGCGAGTGAACGCCATCCAGGAGGTGAGGGAGAGTGTTAGCCTACTGAGCCAGCTGCTGGACGGTTACAGCAAGGAGAGCTGCTCCCAGAGCAACCAGGAGCTCATTAAG GATCTCTACCAGCGTTGTGAAAAGATGAGGCCCACACTTTTCCGATTAGCAAGTGATACAGAGGATAGCGACGAAGCCCTAG CGGACATCTTACAGGCCAACGACAGCTTGACACAGGTCATCAATCTGTATAGGCAGCTGGTGAAAGGGGAGGAGGTGACAAAAGAGGGGATAACCACACCCTCTCAGCCAG gcagcagcagctccgcaCTCGTAGACCTGATGGAACTCAACACATCACCCAACACTACAGCGGCCAGCACAGAGCCCTCTGGCCTACAGAGTGTGGGCATTAGCCTCTTGGATGATGAACTCATGTCTCTGG GACTGAATGCAACAGAAAACTGTGACTCCCACAACACttttcag TCCTCTAACAAGACAGATCCATCTGCCCCGCCTGTACCAGCTGCAGTGCTGCGGCCAGCTGTGGTCCAGAGCCAGCAGGCTCCACCAGCAGGGGGTTCCACTGCTCCTCCTAAAGCCATGGAAGAGCTGGATTTGCTGGGGAAGACCTTGCTGCAGCAGTCCTTACCTCCAGAGAGTCTACAGGTCAAATG GGATAAGATCCAAGTTCAGTCCAGAGTGACTTTACGAGATCTCCAGACCCAGTCAAGCACTAACTCCAGACCAGCCCCTCCTGCATCCAGCATGCCCTCTGGTCTAGCTCCTGCTCCAGGACCTCTGTCCAGTCAGGCCGCCCAGGCAGAGCAGCCGgacactctcctcctctccaaccTCAGTCTTACAGCTGCAGAAAGAGGCTCATCCCCCTCTGCTGAACTCTACGACAACATCTCACTGACTGATGTTTCTGTGCCTCTGGAATCAATCAAGCCTA GCAGCTTATTACCAGTGACTGTATTTGACAAGCACAGTCTCCGGGTTCTGTTCACCTTTGCCCGTGACTGTCCTCCATCACGGCTGGATGTGCTCGTGGTGATCATCTCTATGCTGTCCTCGGCCCCCATTCCTGTCACCAACATCCGCTTTCAGGCAGCCGTGCCCAAG GTGATGAAAGTGAAGCTCCAGCCTCCCTCTAGTACTGAGCTCCCAGCCTTCAATCCTATCCTTCCCCCAGCTGCCATCACACAGGTCCTGCTACTGGCCAATCCGCACAAG GAAAAGGTGCGTTTGCGGTACAAAATAACCTTCAACCTGGGAGACAAATCTCATGATGAGTCCGGTGATGTGGACCAGTTCCCCCCTCCAAACACCTGGGGCAACCTTTAA